A region of Anguilla anguilla isolate fAngAng1 chromosome 18, fAngAng1.pri, whole genome shotgun sequence DNA encodes the following proteins:
- the eif3s6ip gene encoding eukaryotic translation initiation factor 3 subunit L isoform X1, which produces MSYPTEETEEYDPYSYSNDYDLHTGDPKADLAYERQYEQQTYHVIPEVIKNFLQYFHKTISDLIDQKVYELQANRVSSESIEQKIYEIQEVYETSWNKLTDRFFKTSPWPEAEAIASLVGNGQCNAVFLILYKELYYRHIYAKVSGGPTLDQRFESYYNYCNLFNYILNADGPAPLELPNQWLWDIIDEFIYQFQSFSQYRCKTAKKSEEEIEFLRNNPKIWNVHSVLNVLHSLVDKSNINRQLEVYTSGGDPESVAGEYGRHSLYKMLGYFSLVGLLRLHSLLGDYYQAIKVLENIELNKKSMYSRVPECQITTYYYVGFAYLMMRRYQDAIRVFANILLYIQRTRNMFQRSTYKYEMINKQNEQMHGLLAIALTMYPMRIDESIHTQLREKYGDKMLRMQKGDLQVFEELFSFACPKFLSPVVPNYDNVHPNYHKEPFQQQLKVFAEEVQQQAQLSTIRSFLKLYTTMPVAKLAGFLDMTEQEFRIQLLVFKHKMKNLVWTSGISALDGEFQSASEVDFYIDKDMIHIADTKVARRYGDFFIRQIHKFEELNRTLKKMSMGGSTTTSGSVTGSSATRAT; this is translated from the exons ATGTCGTATCCGACCGAGGAAACCGAAGAA TACGATCCGTATTCCTACTCCAACGATTACGACCTTCATACTG GCGACCCGAAGGCTGATCTAGCGTACGAGCGTCAGTATGAGCAGCAGACGTATCACGTAATCCCGGAGGTCATTAAGAATTTTTTGCAGTACTTCCACAAGACAATCTCAGACTTGATCGACCAGAAGGTGTACGAGCTTCAGGCTAATCGCGTTTCAAGCGAGAGCATTGAACAGAAAATCTACGAAATCCAGGAGGTCTACGAGACCAG CTGGAACAAGTTGACTGACCGCTTCTTTAAGACGTCTCCCTGGCCAGAGGCTGAAGCCATCGCTTCCCTGGTGGGGAACGGTCAGTGCA ATGCTGTGTTCCTGATCCTGTACAAAGAGCTGTACTACAGACACATCTATGCTAAAGTCAGT GGTGGACCAACTCTTGACCAGAGATTTGAGTCATATTACAATTACTGCAATCTCTTCAACTACATTCTCA ATGCCGATGGACCCGCTCCCTTGGAACTCCCTAATCAATGGCTCTGGGACATCATTGATGAGTTCATCTATCAG TTCCAGTCATTCAGCCAGTATCGCTGCAAGACGGCCAAGAAGTCAGAAGAAGAGATCGAGTTCCTGCGGAACAACCCCAAGATCTGGAACGTCCACAGTGTTCTGAACGTGCTCCACTCCCTGGTGGACAAGAGCAACATCAACCGGCAGCTGGAGGTGTACACCAGCGGGG GCGACCCGGAGAGCGTGGCGGGGGAGTACGGCCGCCACTCGCTCTACAAGATGCTGGGGTACTTTAGCCTGGTGGGGCTGCTGCGTCTGCACTCTCTGCTGGGAGACTACTACCAGGCCATCAAGGTCCTGGAGAACATCGAGCTCAACAAGAAG AGTATGTACTCCCGGGTGCCTGAGTGCCAGATCACCACATATTACTACGTGGGCTTTGCCTACCTGATGATGAGGCGATACCAGGATGCCATCCGCGTCTTCGCCAACATCCTGCTCTACATCCAGAGAACCAGGAACATGTTCCAGAGGTCCACCTACAAATACGAGATG ATAAACAAGCAGAACGAGCAGATGCACGGCCTGCTGGCCATCGCTCTGACCATGTACCCCATGCGCATTGACGAGAGCATCCACACCCAGCTCAGGGAGAAGTACGGGGACAAGATGCTACGCATGCAGAAGGG TGATCTTCAGGTGTTTGAAGAGCTCTTCAGCTTTGCCTGCCCCAAATTCCTGTCCCCTGTGGTGCCCAACTATGACAACGTCCACCCCAACTACCACAAAGAGCCTTTCCAGCAGCAGCTCAAAGTGTTCGCTGAGGAAGTacagcagcaggcccagctcTCCACCATCCGCAG TTTCCTGAAGCTGTACACCACGATGCCGGTGGCCAAACTGGCAGGGTTCCTGGACATGACGGAGCAGGAGTTCCGTATCCAGCTGCTGGTCTTCAAGCACAAGATGAAGAACCTGGTGTGGACCAGCGGCATCTCGGCCCTCGATGGGGAGTTCCAGTCTGCCTCCGAGGTGGACTTCTACATCGACAAG GATATGATCCACATTGCAGACACCAAGGTGGCCCGTCGCTATGGAGATTTCTTCATTAGACAGATTCACAAGTTTGAGGAG CTGAACCGGACTCTGAAGAAGATGTCGATGGGTGGGTCCACGACGACCTCTGGGTCCGTAACAGGAAGCAGCGCCACCCGGGCCACATGA
- the eif3s6ip gene encoding eukaryotic translation initiation factor 3 subunit L isoform X2 translates to MSYPTEETEEYDPYSYSNDYDLHTGDPKADLAYERQYEQQTYHVIPEVIKNFLQYFHKTISDLIDQKVYELQANRVSSESIEQKIYEIQEVYETSWNKLTDRFFKTSPWPEAEAIASLVGNDAVFLILYKELYYRHIYAKVSGGPTLDQRFESYYNYCNLFNYILNADGPAPLELPNQWLWDIIDEFIYQFQSFSQYRCKTAKKSEEEIEFLRNNPKIWNVHSVLNVLHSLVDKSNINRQLEVYTSGGDPESVAGEYGRHSLYKMLGYFSLVGLLRLHSLLGDYYQAIKVLENIELNKKSMYSRVPECQITTYYYVGFAYLMMRRYQDAIRVFANILLYIQRTRNMFQRSTYKYEMINKQNEQMHGLLAIALTMYPMRIDESIHTQLREKYGDKMLRMQKGDLQVFEELFSFACPKFLSPVVPNYDNVHPNYHKEPFQQQLKVFAEEVQQQAQLSTIRSFLKLYTTMPVAKLAGFLDMTEQEFRIQLLVFKHKMKNLVWTSGISALDGEFQSASEVDFYIDKDMIHIADTKVARRYGDFFIRQIHKFEELNRTLKKMSMGGSTTTSGSVTGSSATRAT, encoded by the exons ATGTCGTATCCGACCGAGGAAACCGAAGAA TACGATCCGTATTCCTACTCCAACGATTACGACCTTCATACTG GCGACCCGAAGGCTGATCTAGCGTACGAGCGTCAGTATGAGCAGCAGACGTATCACGTAATCCCGGAGGTCATTAAGAATTTTTTGCAGTACTTCCACAAGACAATCTCAGACTTGATCGACCAGAAGGTGTACGAGCTTCAGGCTAATCGCGTTTCAAGCGAGAGCATTGAACAGAAAATCTACGAAATCCAGGAGGTCTACGAGACCAG CTGGAACAAGTTGACTGACCGCTTCTTTAAGACGTCTCCCTGGCCAGAGGCTGAAGCCATCGCTTCCCTGGTGGGGAACG ATGCTGTGTTCCTGATCCTGTACAAAGAGCTGTACTACAGACACATCTATGCTAAAGTCAGT GGTGGACCAACTCTTGACCAGAGATTTGAGTCATATTACAATTACTGCAATCTCTTCAACTACATTCTCA ATGCCGATGGACCCGCTCCCTTGGAACTCCCTAATCAATGGCTCTGGGACATCATTGATGAGTTCATCTATCAG TTCCAGTCATTCAGCCAGTATCGCTGCAAGACGGCCAAGAAGTCAGAAGAAGAGATCGAGTTCCTGCGGAACAACCCCAAGATCTGGAACGTCCACAGTGTTCTGAACGTGCTCCACTCCCTGGTGGACAAGAGCAACATCAACCGGCAGCTGGAGGTGTACACCAGCGGGG GCGACCCGGAGAGCGTGGCGGGGGAGTACGGCCGCCACTCGCTCTACAAGATGCTGGGGTACTTTAGCCTGGTGGGGCTGCTGCGTCTGCACTCTCTGCTGGGAGACTACTACCAGGCCATCAAGGTCCTGGAGAACATCGAGCTCAACAAGAAG AGTATGTACTCCCGGGTGCCTGAGTGCCAGATCACCACATATTACTACGTGGGCTTTGCCTACCTGATGATGAGGCGATACCAGGATGCCATCCGCGTCTTCGCCAACATCCTGCTCTACATCCAGAGAACCAGGAACATGTTCCAGAGGTCCACCTACAAATACGAGATG ATAAACAAGCAGAACGAGCAGATGCACGGCCTGCTGGCCATCGCTCTGACCATGTACCCCATGCGCATTGACGAGAGCATCCACACCCAGCTCAGGGAGAAGTACGGGGACAAGATGCTACGCATGCAGAAGGG TGATCTTCAGGTGTTTGAAGAGCTCTTCAGCTTTGCCTGCCCCAAATTCCTGTCCCCTGTGGTGCCCAACTATGACAACGTCCACCCCAACTACCACAAAGAGCCTTTCCAGCAGCAGCTCAAAGTGTTCGCTGAGGAAGTacagcagcaggcccagctcTCCACCATCCGCAG TTTCCTGAAGCTGTACACCACGATGCCGGTGGCCAAACTGGCAGGGTTCCTGGACATGACGGAGCAGGAGTTCCGTATCCAGCTGCTGGTCTTCAAGCACAAGATGAAGAACCTGGTGTGGACCAGCGGCATCTCGGCCCTCGATGGGGAGTTCCAGTCTGCCTCCGAGGTGGACTTCTACATCGACAAG GATATGATCCACATTGCAGACACCAAGGTGGCCCGTCGCTATGGAGATTTCTTCATTAGACAGATTCACAAGTTTGAGGAG CTGAACCGGACTCTGAAGAAGATGTCGATGGGTGGGTCCACGACGACCTCTGGGTCCGTAACAGGAAGCAGCGCCACCCGGGCCACATGA